A stretch of the Microcella sp. genome encodes the following:
- a CDS encoding amidohydrolase — MNRDLNDIRAMIASSCRREERHLRELSLSIHREPELAFQERRASGLIADYLEQRGWHVERGWLGLETALRASVGEGRHIALCAEYDALPEIGHGCGHHLIAAMSIGAAIALGELASELGVRVSLFGTPAEEHGGGKIALLDRGAWDDVDVTGLVHPWAAPYDRSAEYVMMSAVARWSVEFRGRSSHAAASPEEGVNASDAATIASVAFGLLRQQTGPDVRFNANVVSVGTESNIIPDRSHMTVEARSVSGVQLSALQSRLRACLEGAAIATGCSLAVEDAEVPYRELRQDPILAQFWDAELSHLGRDVRAEQHPGGSTDMGDVSHTVRTLHAYLAIPGDVVVSHTADFAQHSASEVALETMILGAQVLASTFAADALHHRTLQAGQS, encoded by the coding sequence ATGAACCGTGACCTGAACGACATCCGCGCGATGATCGCGTCGTCTTGCCGTCGCGAGGAGCGGCACCTCCGCGAATTGAGTCTGAGCATTCACCGGGAGCCAGAACTCGCCTTCCAAGAACGTCGGGCGTCCGGGTTGATTGCTGACTATCTCGAGCAACGCGGCTGGCACGTCGAACGGGGTTGGCTCGGCCTGGAAACGGCGCTGCGCGCAAGTGTTGGAGAGGGTAGACACATCGCCCTCTGCGCAGAATATGACGCACTCCCAGAGATCGGGCACGGATGCGGCCACCACCTGATCGCGGCGATGAGCATAGGCGCTGCTATCGCGCTAGGAGAGCTTGCGAGCGAGCTCGGTGTGCGTGTGTCATTGTTTGGCACTCCGGCCGAAGAGCATGGGGGCGGCAAGATTGCGCTGCTCGACCGTGGAGCGTGGGATGACGTCGACGTCACGGGACTGGTGCACCCATGGGCAGCACCATACGATCGATCAGCAGAGTACGTAATGATGTCTGCGGTGGCTCGGTGGTCTGTCGAGTTCCGCGGGCGGTCCAGTCATGCTGCGGCGAGCCCTGAAGAAGGCGTGAACGCTTCCGATGCGGCCACCATTGCTTCGGTCGCATTCGGCTTGCTTCGCCAGCAGACCGGGCCCGACGTGCGGTTCAACGCGAACGTGGTGAGTGTCGGCACTGAGTCGAACATCATTCCCGACCGTTCTCACATGACTGTCGAGGCCCGTTCTGTGAGCGGCGTGCAGCTCTCTGCCCTGCAATCGCGATTGCGCGCTTGCTTGGAGGGAGCCGCGATCGCCACCGGATGCTCGCTAGCCGTGGAGGATGCCGAAGTTCCCTACCGCGAGCTGCGTCAGGATCCGATTCTCGCGCAGTTCTGGGATGCCGAGCTCTCGCACCTCGGCCGCGACGTCCGCGCCGAGCAGCACCCGGGCGGTTCGACCGACATGGGTGACGTCTCGCATACCGTTCGTACACTCCATGCGTACCTAGCGATTCCTGGCGATGTCGTCGTCTCGCATACTGCGGACTTCGCACAGCACTCGGCGAGCGAGGTGGCCCTTGAGACCATGATTCTCGGTGCCCAGGTGCTCGCCTCGACGTTCGCGGCAGACGCACTGCACCACCGCACACTGCAGGCGGGGCAATCATGA
- a CDS encoding L-serine ammonia-lyase: MSPAGDYTSALDLFSIGIGPSSSHTVGPMRAARSFRSELELHGLLRTSITIECTLGGSLGATGVGHGTPAAVLAGLDGLEPETCDPEALVARWECLADDPTSPLQGGGALIGRSSIRLEPAWRHPEHPNCMRLTARDGSTVVHERVFLSVGGGFIREAGTTTSTSVETAVVFPMRCFDDVLSHAAQRGLTITQLAMANEVARGLSPSEVDAALASIWNAMDASIERGLATSGVLPGRLKVPRRAADARAVLDERAALDSEEWLTVYAMAVNEENAAGSRVVTAPTNGAAGIVPAVLKDVQRRWGPLAPESVRTYLLTATVVGHVIKRNASISGAEVGCQGEVGSACAMAAAGLTSLHGGTPEQVENAAEIALEHHLGLTCDPVGGLVQIPCIERNGIAAATARTASRLALLGNGGHSVSLDVAIETLRSTGADMSHRYKETSLAGLAVNVVEC, from the coding sequence ATGAGCCCGGCTGGCGATTACACGTCAGCGCTCGACTTGTTCTCGATCGGCATCGGACCATCCAGCTCTCACACTGTCGGCCCGATGCGCGCTGCCCGGAGCTTTCGCAGCGAGCTAGAACTCCATGGTCTACTTCGAACCTCGATTACCATCGAGTGCACGCTCGGCGGCTCGCTCGGCGCGACGGGCGTCGGGCACGGCACACCCGCTGCCGTGCTGGCCGGCCTGGATGGACTCGAACCCGAAACGTGCGATCCCGAGGCCCTGGTCGCACGGTGGGAGTGCCTCGCAGACGATCCAACGTCTCCTCTACAGGGTGGCGGAGCGCTCATCGGTCGGAGCAGCATCCGTCTTGAGCCGGCATGGCGCCACCCTGAACACCCGAACTGCATGCGGCTCACCGCCCGAGATGGCTCGACAGTCGTGCATGAGCGGGTATTTCTGTCAGTAGGTGGCGGCTTCATCAGGGAAGCGGGAACCACAACCTCCACTTCGGTTGAGACGGCGGTCGTGTTCCCGATGAGGTGCTTCGACGACGTGCTGTCGCACGCAGCACAGAGAGGCCTGACCATCACGCAGCTCGCCATGGCCAATGAAGTGGCACGAGGCCTCAGTCCCTCCGAAGTAGATGCCGCACTCGCGTCGATTTGGAACGCAATGGATGCGTCGATCGAACGTGGACTCGCTACCAGTGGGGTGCTGCCCGGTCGCCTGAAAGTTCCCCGCAGGGCGGCCGACGCTCGTGCCGTACTTGACGAACGCGCCGCGCTCGACTCGGAGGAGTGGCTCACGGTCTATGCAATGGCCGTGAACGAGGAGAACGCTGCCGGCTCTCGAGTCGTCACGGCTCCGACGAACGGTGCAGCCGGTATCGTGCCGGCCGTGCTCAAGGACGTGCAGCGAAGGTGGGGGCCGCTGGCGCCGGAATCCGTTCGAACCTACCTGCTGACTGCGACGGTGGTGGGGCACGTCATCAAGCGCAACGCCTCGATCTCTGGTGCCGAAGTGGGGTGTCAGGGAGAAGTCGGGTCGGCATGTGCCATGGCGGCTGCTGGACTCACTAGCTTGCACGGAGGCACACCCGAGCAGGTCGAGAATGCAGCCGAGATCGCGCTGGAGCACCATCTTGGGCTCACGTGTGACCCAGTGGGCGGCCTCGTGCAGATTCCGTGCATCGAGCGCAATGGAATAGCCGCCGCGACCGCGCGAACCGCGTCACGGCTTGCCTTGCTCGGCAACGGTGGCCATTCTGTAAGCCTCGACGTGGCAATTGAGACGCTTCGATCGACTGGCGCCGATATGAGCCACCGCTACAAGGAGACGAGCCTTGCCGGTCTCGCCGTCAACGTGGTCGAGTGCTGA